In Astatotilapia calliptera chromosome 23, fAstCal1.2, whole genome shotgun sequence, a genomic segment contains:
- the LOC113016126 gene encoding sodium/potassium-transporting ATPase subunit alpha-1 yields the protein MGRGEGREQYELAATSEQGGKKKGKGKKKEKDMDELKKEVDMDDHKLTLDELNRKYGTDLTNGLTSEKAAEILARDGPNALTPPPTTPEWVKFCKQMFGGFSMLLWTGAILCFLAYSIQAAMEEEPANDNLYLGVVLSAVVIITGCFSYYQEAKSSKIMDSFKNLVPQQALVVRDGEKKSINAEDVVVGDLVEVKGGDRIPADLRIISAHGCKVDNSSLTGESEPQTRTPDFSNENPLETRNIAFFSTNCVEGTARGIVISTGDRTVMGRIATLASGLEVGRTPISIEIEHFIHIITGVAVFLGMSFFILSLILGYTWLEAVIFLIGIIVANVPEGLLATVTVCLTLTAKRMAKKNCLVKNLEAVETLGSTSTICSDKTGTLTQNRMTVAHMWFDNQIHEADTTENQSGTSFDRSSATWASLARIAGLCNRAVFLAEQSNVPILKRDVAGDASESALLKCIELCCGSVQEMREKTPKIAEIPFNSTNKYQLSIHKNSCEGESKHLLVMKGAPERILDRCSTIMMQGKEQPLDDEMKDSFQNAYLELGGLGERVLGFCHYHLPDEQFPEDFAFDTDEVNFPTENLCFIGLMSMIDPPRAAVPDAVGKCRSAGIKVIMVTGDHPITAKAIAKGVGIISEGNETVEDIAARLNIPINEVNPRDAKACVVHGGDLKDLTPEQLDDILKYHTEIVFARTSPQQKLIIVEGCQRQGAIVAVTGDGVNDSPALKKADIGVAMGIAGSDVSKQAADMILLDDNFASIVTGVEEGRLIFDNLKKSIAYTLTSNIPEITPFLLFIIANIPLPLGTVTILCIDLGTDMVPAISLAYEAAESDIMKRQPRNPKTDKLVNERLISIAYGQIGMIQALAGFFTYFVILAENGFLPATLVGIRVSWDNKYINDLEDSYGQQWTYEQRKIVEFTCHTAFFVSIVIVQWADLIICKTRRNSVFQQGMKNKILIFGLFEETALAAFLSYCPGMDVALRMYPLKPNWWFCAFPYSLLIFIYDEIRKLILRRSPGGWVERETYY from the exons GAAGGACGAGAGCAGTATGAGCTCGCTGCGACCTCGGAGCAGGGCGGCAAGAAGAAGGGCAAGggtaagaagaaagaaaaggataTGGATGAATTAAAGAAGGAAGTGGACATG GATGATCACAAGCTAACCCTGGACGAGCTCAACCGCAAATATGGAACAGACCTCACCAAT GGGTTGACCAGTGAGAAGGCTGCTGAGATCCTGGCCCGTGATGGACCCAACGCCCTCACTCCTCCTCCAACCACCCCAGAGTGGGTCAAATTCTGCAAACAG ATGTTTGGTGGTTTCTCCATGCTTCTGTGGACTGGTGCCATCCTCTGTTTCCTGGCCTATAGTATCCAGGCTGCAATGGAGGAGGAACCTGCGAATGATAAT TTATACCTGGGTGTTGTGCTTTCTGCTGTCGTCATCATCACTGGTTGCTTCTCCTACTACCAAGAAGCCAAGAGCTCCAAGATCATGGACTCCTTCAAGAACCTGGTCCCACAG CAAGCCCTGGTTGTTCGTGACGGTGAGAAGAAGAGCATCAACGCTGAGGATGTGGTGGTTGGTGATTTAGTGGAGGTGAAAGGTGGTGACAGGATCCCTGCCGACCTGAGAATCATCTCCGCCCACGGCTGCAAG GTGGACAATTCGTCTCTGACTGGTGAATCAGAGCCCCAGACTCGTACTCCTGATTTCTCCAACGAGAACCCATTGGAGACGAGGAACATTGCTTTCTTCTCGACCAACTGTGTTGAAG GAACTGCCCGTGGTATTGTGATCAGCACTGGAGATCGTACCGTCATGGGTCGTATCGCCACGCTAGCCTCGGGACTTGAAGTCGGACGCACCCCAATCTCAATCGAGATTGAGCACTTCATCCACATCATCACTGGTGTGGCAGTCTTCCTCGGCATGTCCTTTTTCATCCTTTCCCTCATCCTTGGGTACACCTGGCTCGAGGCCGTCATCTTCCTCATTGGCATCATTGTCGCCAATGTGCCAGAAGGTCTCCTCGCTACTGTCACT GTGTGTCTGACTCTGACTGCTAAGCGTATGGCCAAGAAGAACTGCCTGGTAAAGAACTTGGAAGCTGTCGAGACGCTGGGCTCCACCTCCACCATCTGCTCCGACAAGACTGGCACCCTGACCCAGAACAGAATGACTGTGGCCCACATGTGGTTTGACAACCAGATCCATGAGGCCGACACCACTGAGAACCAGAGCGGTACCTCTTTTGACAGGAGCTCTGCCACGTGGGCCTCTCTGGCTAGAATCGCCGGACTCTGCAACCGCGCCGTCTTCCTGGCCGAGCAGAGCAACGTTCCCATTCTAAAG AGAGATGTGGCTGGTGATGCCTCTGAGTCGGCTCTGCTGAAGTGCATTGAACTCTGCTGTGGCTCAGTCCAAGAAATGAGggagaaaacccccaaaattgCTGAGATCCCTTTCAACTCCACTAACAAGTACCAG CTTTCCATCCACAAGAATTCCTGTGAAGGAGAGTCCAAGCACCTGCTGGTCATGAAAGGAGCTCCAGAGAGAATTCTGGACCGCTGCTCCACCATAATGATGCAGGGCAAAGAGCAGCCTCTGGATGACGAGATGAAAGACTCTTTCCAGAATGCGTACCTTGAGCTGGGAGGTCTGGGAGAGAGAGTGCTGG GTTTCTGCCATTATCACCTGCCTGATGAGCAGTTCCCAGAGGACTTTGCTTTTGATACCGACGAGGTGAACTTCCCCACTGAGAACCTGTGCTTCATCGGCCTCATGTCCATGATTGACCCTCCTCGTGCTGCTGTGCCCGATGCCGTGGGTAAATGCAGGAGTGCTGGAATCAAG GTGATCATGGTAACAGGTGATCATCCAATCACAGCTAAGGCCATCGCTAAAGGTGTGGGTATCATCTCTGAGGGCAACGAGACTGTTGAAGACATTGCTGCACGTTTGAACATCCCGATCAACGAAGTCAATCCAAG AGATGCCAAGGCCTGCGTCGTTCACGGTGGTGACCTGAAGGATCTGACCCCAGAGCAGCTCGACGACATCTTGAAGTACCACACGGAGATCGTCTTCGCCAGAACCTCGCCACAACAGAAGCTGATCATTGTGGAGGGCTGCCAGAGACAG GGAGCCATTGTGGCCGTGACAGGTGATGGCGTGAACGACTCTCCAGCTCTGAAAAAAGCGGACATTGGTGTCGCCATGGGCATCGCTGGATCCGACGTCTCCAAGCAGGCTGCCGACATGATCCTGCTGGACGATAACTTTGCCTCCATTGTCACTGGAGTGGAAGAGG GCCGTCTGATCTTTGACAACTTGAAGAAGTCTATCGCCTACACTCTGACCAGTAACATCCCTGAGATCActcccttcctcctcttcatcatcgcCAACATCCCTCTGCCCCTGGGAACCGTCACCATCCTCTGTATTGATCTGGGAACTGACAtg GTCCCTGCCATCTCCCTGGCTTATGAAGCGGCTGAGAGCGACATCATGAAGAGACAGCCCAGAAACCCCAAAacagacaagctggtgaacGAGAGGCTCATCAGTATAGCCTATGGACAAATCG GTATGATCCAGGCTCTGGCAGGCTTCTTCACCTACTTTGTGATCTTGGCTGAAAACGGCTTCCTGCCGGCCACCCTGGTGGGGATCAGAGTTTCCTGGGATAACAAGTACATCAATGACCTGGAGGACAGCTATGGACAGCAGTGG ACTTACGAGCAGAGGAAGATCGTGGAGTTCACCTGCCACACGGCCTTCTTCGTCAGCATCGTCATCGTGCAGTGGGCCGATCTGATCATCTGCAAGACCAGGAGGAACTCAGTCTTCCAGCAGGGCATGAA GAACAAGATCCTGATCTTTGGACTGTTTGAGGAGACCGCTCTGGCTGCCTTCCTCTCCTACTGCCCAGGCATGGATGTTGCCCTCAGAATGTATCCTCTTAA GCCCAACTGGTGGTTCTGCGCCTTCCCCTATTCCCTGCTTATCTTTATCTATGATGAAATCCGTAAGCTGATCCTCAGACGCAGCCCAGGAG GCTGGGTGGAACGGGAGACCTACTACTAA